Below is a genomic region from Candidatus Dadabacteria bacterium.
ACCATCATAGGACGTCGGTGTCGTGAAATGAAGGTTGTGGCTACAAAAATAGTTTGCTTTCTCTTTATTCTAAGAGCGGCAAACAGGGGCTGGCATAATTTGGAAATTATATACTTTGTTTGCCGTCTTGTTTATCGGGACCTGAACAGCACCTGCTTTGTGTGTGGCAAGAATTGATATGAACAGGCGAGGGAAGGGGTACAGCGTACGATCCCCCGAACCCCTAGGATAAGCACCCCGAAGCCGTTGCTTGTATACCTCTAAAAACCGGTTCCGCTCAGCATCGGGCAGACCATTTAGAATCGGGCGCAGACCGCTGCCCATAACCCATTCAAAAACAGGGTCATCGCCTTCCAGCGCATGGAGATACCGCGTTTCCCAGATATCAAGGCGTCGCGTACAGGGAGAAAGGATATCGTAGTAGAAATCTGAATCCTCGACCCACTTGTTTGACAAGGCGGCAAGGAGTGAGGCCTCGCCGACGGGCTTCCCCTCGGGACCCCCATCTGCCAGCGTATCCCGCATCAGGCGGTGAGACGGAAGATCCCAGCTAAGCGGCATCTGGACCGCAAGGCAACCTCCCGGGTTAAGGTAGCTCGCCAGGCGCGTAAACAGCTCAGAGTGACCGTCAACCCAGTGCAAAGACGCATTGGAATAAATAAGGTCCGGGTTTTCCTCAGGCACCCAGCTGCGGATATCGGCATCCGCCCAGTGTATGGTCGACGGCTCCGCAGCCGCCTCTGCCAGCATCTGCGGTGAGTTATCGATACCATATACTCTGGATGAGGGCCAGCGCTTCGCCAGAAAATGGGTTATGTGGCCCGAACCGCAGCCCAGATCATAGATCACGTCCGGCACCTCAAGGGGTATACGATCCAGCAACTCAATGGCCGGTTGCAGACGCTCTTGGGAAAACTTCAGGTACTGACAGGGGGTCCAGCGCGTTCCGGCAACTTCACCTTGGTGCGCTCTTTGCGACATGCGATTTCCTTGCTCCACCCCTCGGACATATCCGCACGGTTTTTGTACGGAATGGTCTGCAACATCGTCTTTTTACCTTCAGGAACCGCGGTCAGTCGCCGCTCAGGTAATTTACCACGTCATCCTGAATGGACTCGTCCACGAGTTCCCTCCACTCCTCATTGCCACTTGCTATCGATTCGCGTATCTTGGTAGCCGATATGAATCCTATGTTCTCAGGCGGAAAAAACTCGTTCATCTCGTAACCGACTCCCCTGCCCCAGTTTACCGATTCAATGTCCGGAATCACCATCACGACCACGTCATCCCCCTTGCTCTCGTGATATTTTCTTATCATTCCGACGGTCTGTTCCGTGGTGAAGGGGTTTTTCGGATCGGGAGGAATATCCCTTACCATTATCAGGCACGGAACTCCATTGTCGAGCTTCTGCCTGACAAGGCTTATGTGTCCGGCGTGGTATGGTTGATACCTGCCGATGAATATGGCTCTTCTGGAAGGAGAAGGCTTTATATCCGGATGACCGTGATTTTTACATTC
It encodes:
- a CDS encoding methyltransferase domain-containing protein codes for the protein MSQRAHQGEVAGTRWTPCQYLKFSQERLQPAIELLDRIPLEVPDVIYDLGCGSGHITHFLAKRWPSSRVYGIDNSPQMLAEAAAEPSTIHWADADIRSWVPEENPDLIYSNASLHWVDGHSELFTRLASYLNPGGCLAVQMPLSWDLPSHRLMRDTLADGGPEGKPVGEASLLAALSNKWVEDSDFYYDILSPCTRRLDIWETRYLHALEGDDPVFEWVMGSGLRPILNGLPDAERNRFLEVYKQRLRGAYPRGSGDRTLYPFPRLFISILATHKAGAVQVPINKTANKVYNFQIMPAPVCRS